The Verrucomicrobium spinosum DSM 4136 = JCM 18804 genome includes a region encoding these proteins:
- the vccA gene encoding Verru_Chthon cassette protein A, with product MRETSESPSRIKWVHRRAGMALVMVLAIVALLMGLVLALLSMGSSEARSSAAISQVAQARQLTDMPVSIVMAQIRGATSNLGISKTWSSQPGMIRVFGTEAGAVAGRSKLHSAWRLYSSDKMSEDGATFSAAGEVASLATWQGDPAHFTDINEPVTRLDPGGNIHRVFPVLDARALKAAAAESEKLEGFGVSVGGAPAATADHPFPMPVRWLYVLQDGRVVAPSGGTGGSATFNSAEVTSSNPVVGRIAFWTDDESCKININTASEGTGWNMPRSTSWSDRNFAYFPPAQNEFQRFPGHPAMVSLSPVLQAFDPKYAYQFPEVQIDGTVSNKTSYQDWLRGIYSLLPRVQLGDAGQGSMGGTIVPSDAGIPLKRERLFASLDEMFYGSAFAGGQRRPNAAGGALDATDLEMGRFFMTAHSRAPEVNLYNRPRVSLWPLQVDKSKRTAKDKLIAYCSTYGKQLGGFQRVSTWQSNAAQGSSQGPTQDFQLEENQKIFGYLQKLTRAPVPGFGIETFDTKYGSLNRNQILLQMFDLVRWGVNGNNAFEPPVYHYLPPGVYTGAGSSATAEASAVPVVAEGTAAEGFGKKLKAFGRYPSIVEASIIFMATDVELKTDGSPVDVVAPLNQADKTNRMRAFLVLQPFTPVVGTPPFTPNVRFRIKGLEQWKVNGQNLGFPADAVNRVWTTSSVTGDRGQTTAYTFLNNQFYKDGAAKTMVPGGTGADESTSFPFVSLEMDVSTADSFTFTGGPITIEMHLGAGAPGALDESTLVQSAAMDFPNSTGAWPVPKVRLGTNSMPSNNTWGNAKAYMDLQRRFTTGGGPFEYLIVFGDTVRSVAVDPKGDTGGDFRLLCALRDIPATCYAPHFDYQNPAKEEAHGLRHGGSTWAGHYGRSNGVGYLNNSQTGRQSIWQIAGYEFTPGGQVTKSYGLLRDVSYWQDCQPAGPRRLDGAYNAGGNPGDWDTGVGRIEDGPYINKPDDNGITKNTAAAGAGYFARLGIPGETTGRTFSPNRQICSAVAFGSLPTGVHPNPTSGTSSAPWQTLLFCPNPASRSTPADAEPNAQDHWGFQPPFDHLLLDHFWVPVVEPYAISEPFSTAGKINLNSQIMPFSYIQRDTGIHAALRSVRVTALPHSVAWAANATTRSVTPDNKTECYKSTDYWLKYETVYGVNAQETVKGLHRRFNQGDVFRSASEICSIFLVPSPLPRRRYFSGVPNSSPSYESMIRWWNGDLGSQKDGLELTGENVRESPYNQLYPLLTTKSNVFTVHYRVQVLKKSRSSAAVVWDEARDAISAEQRGSVVLERYLDPNEDSLPDFFDTPSQDGSLDDLYRFRVISKTTFAP from the coding sequence ATGAGAGAGACATCTGAAAGCCCCTCCCGAATCAAGTGGGTCCATCGCCGTGCTGGCATGGCTCTGGTGATGGTGCTGGCAATTGTTGCGTTGCTTATGGGCTTGGTGCTGGCGTTGCTTTCGATGGGCTCATCAGAGGCGAGATCTTCTGCTGCCATCAGCCAGGTGGCACAGGCTCGCCAGTTGACGGATATGCCGGTCAGCATTGTCATGGCCCAGATCAGGGGGGCCACTTCCAACTTGGGAATCTCAAAAACATGGAGTTCCCAGCCTGGGATGATTCGTGTGTTTGGTACAGAGGCTGGTGCGGTGGCGGGCAGGTCCAAGCTCCATAGCGCATGGAGGTTGTATTCGTCAGACAAGATGTCGGAAGATGGGGCAACCTTCAGCGCTGCTGGTGAGGTTGCGTCGTTGGCTACATGGCAGGGTGATCCGGCGCATTTTACGGACATCAATGAACCGGTGACGCGCTTGGATCCAGGTGGCAACATTCACCGCGTCTTTCCCGTATTGGATGCCAGGGCGCTGAAGGCGGCGGCGGCGGAGTCTGAGAAGTTGGAAGGATTTGGTGTCTCCGTTGGGGGCGCTCCCGCTGCGACTGCGGATCATCCGTTTCCCATGCCTGTCCGGTGGCTCTATGTCCTGCAGGACGGCAGGGTTGTGGCACCGTCCGGCGGTACCGGGGGGAGTGCCACCTTTAACAGCGCGGAGGTGACGTCCAGCAACCCCGTAGTGGGCCGCATAGCGTTCTGGACGGATGACGAAAGCTGCAAAATAAACATCAACACGGCCAGCGAAGGTACGGGATGGAACATGCCGCGCTCCACCAGTTGGTCTGACCGGAATTTTGCCTACTTCCCACCAGCCCAGAATGAGTTCCAGCGGTTTCCGGGCCATCCGGCCATGGTGAGCCTCAGTCCGGTGCTCCAGGCCTTTGATCCCAAGTACGCCTATCAGTTCCCCGAGGTGCAGATTGATGGGACCGTATCCAACAAGACTTCCTACCAAGACTGGCTGAGGGGGATCTATAGCTTGCTGCCACGTGTGCAGCTCGGAGATGCGGGTCAGGGGTCCATGGGAGGCACGATTGTGCCGTCTGACGCCGGAATTCCCCTGAAGAGGGAGCGCCTTTTCGCTTCCTTGGATGAGATGTTTTATGGTTCCGCGTTTGCTGGGGGCCAGCGCAGGCCCAATGCCGCTGGAGGAGCATTGGATGCGACAGATCTTGAGATGGGGCGCTTCTTCATGACCGCCCACAGCCGGGCGCCTGAAGTGAATCTGTACAACCGTCCCCGCGTGTCGCTATGGCCGTTGCAAGTGGATAAGTCCAAGCGTACTGCCAAGGACAAGCTCATCGCGTATTGCTCCACTTACGGCAAACAACTGGGGGGCTTTCAAAGGGTCTCGACCTGGCAGAGCAATGCCGCCCAGGGGTCTTCGCAGGGCCCAACGCAAGATTTTCAGCTTGAAGAAAACCAAAAAATCTTTGGCTATCTGCAGAAGCTGACGAGGGCACCTGTGCCTGGGTTTGGAATTGAGACCTTCGATACCAAATACGGTTCATTGAACCGCAATCAGATCCTGTTGCAGATGTTTGACCTGGTTCGCTGGGGGGTAAATGGAAACAACGCCTTCGAGCCGCCGGTTTATCACTATCTGCCCCCCGGTGTCTATACTGGGGCTGGTTCGAGTGCAACTGCGGAGGCTTCCGCGGTCCCGGTTGTGGCTGAGGGGACAGCCGCTGAGGGTTTTGGGAAAAAGCTCAAGGCCTTCGGCAGGTATCCCTCTATTGTAGAGGCTTCCATCATCTTTATGGCCACGGACGTGGAGCTCAAGACCGATGGCTCTCCGGTGGACGTCGTCGCTCCGCTGAATCAGGCGGACAAGACAAATCGTATGCGAGCCTTCCTGGTGCTCCAGCCCTTTACCCCTGTCGTAGGCACACCGCCATTCACTCCCAATGTCCGCTTCCGTATCAAGGGGTTGGAGCAATGGAAAGTGAACGGCCAGAATCTCGGGTTTCCCGCGGATGCGGTCAACCGTGTGTGGACGACTTCCAGCGTGACAGGCGATCGCGGGCAGACCACGGCATACACCTTTCTGAACAACCAGTTTTACAAGGACGGCGCAGCGAAGACGATGGTTCCCGGGGGAACAGGGGCGGATGAATCGACATCTTTTCCCTTTGTGAGTCTGGAAATGGACGTGTCCACAGCAGATTCTTTCACCTTTACTGGTGGTCCGATCACGATCGAGATGCACCTCGGAGCAGGGGCCCCCGGAGCATTGGACGAATCAACTTTGGTGCAATCGGCCGCCATGGACTTTCCCAATTCGACTGGCGCCTGGCCTGTTCCTAAGGTGCGGCTTGGCACTAACTCCATGCCATCCAACAACACATGGGGCAATGCCAAAGCGTACATGGATTTACAACGCCGCTTCACCACGGGAGGGGGGCCGTTTGAATATTTGATTGTCTTTGGTGACACGGTCCGATCTGTTGCCGTTGATCCAAAGGGTGACACTGGAGGAGATTTCCGGCTCTTGTGTGCTTTGCGTGACATTCCTGCGACTTGTTACGCCCCTCATTTTGACTACCAAAATCCCGCCAAGGAGGAGGCGCATGGTCTTCGTCACGGAGGATCCACCTGGGCTGGTCACTACGGCCGCAGCAATGGGGTGGGGTATCTCAACAATTCCCAAACAGGTCGGCAGAGCATCTGGCAGATAGCAGGGTATGAGTTCACGCCTGGAGGGCAGGTGACAAAATCCTACGGGCTGCTGCGAGATGTAAGTTACTGGCAGGACTGCCAGCCGGCCGGCCCCAGGCGTCTGGACGGGGCCTATAATGCGGGGGGGAACCCGGGGGATTGGGACACAGGTGTCGGGCGCATCGAAGACGGCCCCTATATCAACAAACCAGATGACAATGGTATAACCAAGAACACGGCCGCAGCGGGAGCGGGGTACTTTGCGCGGCTCGGGATCCCAGGTGAGACGACGGGGAGGACCTTTTCGCCGAACCGCCAGATCTGTTCCGCAGTGGCCTTTGGTTCACTGCCTACGGGTGTCCACCCCAATCCCACCAGCGGTACCAGCAGTGCACCGTGGCAGACGTTGCTTTTCTGCCCCAATCCCGCTTCCAGATCCACTCCCGCAGATGCGGAACCGAATGCGCAAGATCACTGGGGCTTTCAGCCTCCCTTTGATCACCTGCTGCTCGATCATTTTTGGGTTCCCGTGGTGGAACCTTATGCGATCAGCGAGCCGTTCTCGACTGCGGGGAAGATCAATCTCAATTCCCAGATCATGCCCTTCTCCTACATACAGCGGGATACGGGCATTCATGCGGCGTTGCGCAGCGTCAGAGTCACCGCACTCCCCCATTCTGTAGCATGGGCTGCCAATGCGACAACGCGTTCCGTAACTCCCGACAACAAGACGGAGTGCTATAAGTCCACGGACTATTGGTTGAAGTATGAAACCGTGTATGGGGTCAATGCCCAGGAGACTGTCAAAGGACTGCACCGTCGTTTCAACCAGGGGGACGTCTTCCGAAGTGCCTCTGAGATCTGCAGCATATTTCTGGTGCCAAGCCCCCTGCCCAGGCGCCGCTACTTTTCCGGTGTGCCCAACTCGTCACCTTCCTATGAATCCATGATCAGGTGGTGGAACGGTGATCTGGGCTCACAAAAAGACGGGCTCGAACTCACCGGCGAAAATGTGCGTGAGTCCCCCTACAACCAGCTCTATCCGCTGCTCACCACCAAGTCGAATGTCTTCACTGTGCATTACCGGGTTCAGGTCTTGAAGAAATCCCGGTCGAGCGCAGCGGTAGTGTGGGATGAGGCCCGGGATGCCATTTCTGCCGAACAGCGGGGGTCCGTGGTCCTTGAGCGCTACCTCGACCCCAATGAAGACAGCCTGCCTGACTTCTTTGACACCCCTTCCCAGGACGGGTCATTGGATGACCTGTACCGCTTCCGGGTGATCTCGAAAACAACGTTTGCGCCCTGA